ACCCGTGAGACGGCTGCCGCGGTCGGTGACGGCTACGGCGGCTTGCCCAACCCAGAGTTCGACACCGACTGGCGCGAGCGCGGCTTCGGAATCGTGCAGGGCCTGTACGCCGACGAACTACTTGATGAGTACCCCGACCACGACCGGGACGCGAGCGTCATCTCGCTGGATGCGGCCCCGGAGGGCGGCGAGGGCATTCCGACCTTCCGCGGACGGGTCGAGTCGGCCTGGGACCGGGCAATCGCGACGACCGACGCCGGTGAAACCACGCTGGTGGTCACCCACGGCGGCGTCATCAAGGTCCTGTTGGCGAAACTCACGGATATAGACCCGGACGCGGCGCTGGCCGAACACTCACAGGCGAACTGCGCCGTCAACGAGATTCGGCTCGATGGGGACAGCCCCGAACTGGTCGGCGAGGAACTGACTGGCTGGCGGACGTTGCTTGACTGAGCCCTCAGTCGACGGACGGGTAGTCGGCGTCGAAGACGTTGCTGACCACGTCCTCGGTCTCCGCTTCAGCTGGCTCCTCCGTTTCGGGGCTCACACTGCCGGTTTCGTATCCGTGGAGGTCCAGCGTTACGTGATCGAAGCCACAGTCCTCGATGTGGTCGCGGGCGGTGCGAACGAAGTCGGGGTCGAGCGCCGTTTCGAGCTCTTCCTCGCCGACTTCGATGCGGGCGAGGCCGTCGTGGTCGCGTACGCGGAACTGCTCGAAGCCCCACGTTCGCAGGAGGCGCTCGGCCTTCTCGACGCGGGAGAGGCGTTCCTCCGTGACTTCGAGCCCAGTCGGAATCCGCGATGAGAGACACGCCATCGAGGGCTTGTCGGCTACGGAGAGGTCGTACTCGCGGGCGATTTCGCGGACTTCGGACTTCTCGATGTCGTGTTCCAGCAGCGGGGAGTAGGCGTCCAGTTCTTCGACGGCGCGCAGGCCGGGGCGGTGGCCCTCGCCCACGTCGGAGGCGTTCGTCCCGTCACACACCACGTCGATGCCGAGTTCGCGGGCGCGGTCGTACATCGCGCCCAGGCGCATCGACCGGCAGTGGTAACACCGCATGTCGTCGTTCTGGATGAACTCGTCGCTGTCGAGTTCGGAGAACTCCACGATTTCGTGACGGATACCGATCTCCTCCGCGACGCGCGTGGCGTCCGTCAGTTCGGCAGCGGGGAGCGTCTCGGACTTGGCGGTACAGGCGATAGCGTCGTCGCCGAGGGCGTCGTAAGCCAGTGCGGCGACGACACTCGAATCGACCCCACCGGAGAAGGCGATAAGCACGCCGTCTCGCGACTTGAGGTCTTCGCGGGCGGCCGCTAGCTTCTCCGAAACAGCAGACATGGGATTCCTTTCTCGGTGGAGCGCAAAAACGCCTTCGCGTTCGGTGTTTAGCTGACGTAGTCGAAGCGGTGTCGACTACCCACTCCGCCGCCGGAGCCGCTGGCAACGGGTTTTTTCTCGCTGGCGTCGAATGGGCGGGCAGATGGAGCTCGAATCGGTTCCGGGCGTCGGGGCAAAGACAGCCGCGGCGCTCCGGGAACTAGAC
The genomic region above belongs to Haloarcula hispanica ATCC 33960 and contains:
- a CDS encoding histidine phosphatase family protein; amino-acid sequence: MGTLLVARHGETTWNRDGRIQGWAPSRLTDQGQEQATALGAWLDDRYSVDRVFASDLRRTRETAAAVGDGYGGLPNPEFDTDWRERGFGIVQGLYADELLDEYPDHDRDASVISLDAAPEGGEGIPTFRGRVESAWDRAIATTDAGETTLVVTHGGVIKVLLAKLTDIDPDAALAEHSQANCAVNEIRLDGDSPELVGEELTGWRTLLD
- the larE gene encoding ATP-dependent sacrificial sulfur transferase LarE; translated protein: MSAVSEKLAAAREDLKSRDGVLIAFSGGVDSSVVAALAYDALGDDAIACTAKSETLPAAELTDATRVAEEIGIRHEIVEFSELDSDEFIQNDDMRCYHCRSMRLGAMYDRARELGIDVVCDGTNASDVGEGHRPGLRAVEELDAYSPLLEHDIEKSEVREIAREYDLSVADKPSMACLSSRIPTGLEVTEERLSRVEKAERLLRTWGFEQFRVRDHDGLARIEVGEEELETALDPDFVRTARDHIEDCGFDHVTLDLHGYETGSVSPETEEPAEAETEDVVSNVFDADYPSVD